In one window of Leptospira sp. GIMC2001 DNA:
- a CDS encoding flavoprotein, with translation MTAPTGSANILIAVSGSIASYRACELVRNLTKLGHSVRVIMTPNATEFIRPLTFEALTSKPVLYDEYSSGMPHIEAKYGADIMAIVPATANLIGKMANGIADDIVTSTYLAIQCPVIVAPAMNPGMWNHKAVQRNISRLMEDGIHIISPENGVVVCGDEGQGKLADISYIESEILRILGI, from the coding sequence ATGACAGCTCCAACTGGCTCAGCAAATATTCTTATAGCAGTATCTGGTAGTATTGCATCCTATAGAGCCTGCGAGTTAGTACGAAATCTCACAAAACTTGGACATTCTGTTCGGGTCATCATGACTCCAAATGCAACGGAATTCATTAGACCCCTTACATTTGAGGCTCTAACCAGCAAACCAGTATTATATGATGAATATTCATCAGGTATGCCTCATATCGAAGCGAAGTATGGTGCAGATATTATGGCAATTGTTCCCGCAACAGCCAATCTAATTGGTAAAATGGCAAATGGAATCGCTGATGACATTGTTACTTCCACCTATCTTGCAATCCAATGTCCGGTGATCGTTGCACCAGCAATGAATCCTGGGATGTGGAATCATAAGGCAGTTCAGAGAAATATATCGAGATTAATGGAAGATGGAATTCATATAATATCGCCTGAGAACGGAGTGGTTGTCTGCGGAGATGAAGGCCAAGGTAAATTGGCGGACATTTCGTACATCGAATCAGAAATCTTGAGAATTTTAGGAATTTGA
- a CDS encoding hemolysin family protein yields MDIIGLIIILFLVAINGFFVAAEFSLVSIRISRLDELIQENKPLALLTRKAVVNLDNMLSVCQVGITIASLLLGWVGEEYLAHDLTRLFNYFGYDPPASFTVHGIAIAVAFCLITFMHIILGELLPKTIAIQSTESIALGVALPMWFFYYIFYPVTYFMNKITLGLLKLLRLQRTGDKYVHSPQELMIIIEEQSKSGRIDKEEMKLIKKTFNFSEHLAKDVMTHRLSVIGIESEATLDKLLPLIAEHNFSRYPVYEETLDKVLGVVHVQNYLQWLSKNPKSKKQKITSLMQDPIFVPESLSIEKVMQKLRLTNQHMAIVIDEYGGVAGLLTLEDIIEEIFGEIRDETDQDEKAVPDWNRNKPILIDGETEIDEIPEILEGVDPKDLEEVRTIAGLFLEQHEDMPKEGSIIQIPKGELKIKKMDGNKILSIQFTNQANLASREREQANS; encoded by the coding sequence ATGGATATAATTGGCTTAATCATTATTCTCTTTTTGGTTGCTATCAATGGTTTCTTTGTGGCAGCTGAGTTTTCTCTCGTTTCCATTCGTATTTCTAGATTAGACGAATTGATTCAAGAGAACAAACCCCTTGCTCTTCTTACAAGAAAAGCAGTCGTCAATTTGGACAATATGTTATCAGTTTGTCAAGTTGGCATAACGATTGCTAGCTTACTTCTTGGATGGGTCGGTGAAGAATATCTTGCACACGACTTAACTCGTTTGTTCAATTACTTTGGATACGATCCACCTGCAAGTTTTACGGTTCACGGAATAGCTATAGCAGTTGCCTTTTGTTTGATCACTTTTATGCATATTATATTAGGTGAATTGCTACCGAAGACAATTGCAATTCAAAGTACGGAATCTATAGCACTAGGCGTTGCTCTCCCTATGTGGTTCTTCTACTATATTTTCTATCCCGTAACTTATTTCATGAATAAGATTACGTTAGGACTTCTTAAGTTATTGCGATTGCAGAGAACTGGAGACAAGTATGTTCACAGTCCTCAAGAACTGATGATCATCATTGAAGAACAGAGTAAATCGGGTCGTATTGATAAAGAAGAGATGAAGCTTATCAAGAAAACATTTAATTTCTCTGAGCATCTTGCAAAAGACGTGATGACACATAGGCTTTCTGTTATCGGAATTGAATCGGAAGCAACGCTTGATAAACTGTTGCCACTGATTGCCGAACATAACTTTTCTCGATATCCAGTTTATGAAGAAACACTTGATAAAGTGTTAGGCGTTGTTCATGTCCAGAACTATCTACAATGGCTTTCTAAGAATCCGAAGAGCAAAAAGCAAAAAATCACATCTCTTATGCAAGACCCGATTTTTGTTCCAGAATCACTTTCTATAGAAAAGGTTATGCAAAAGTTAAGACTCACTAACCAACATATGGCGATTGTGATCGATGAATATGGTGGAGTAGCAGGGCTTCTTACTTTAGAAGATATCATTGAAGAAATTTTTGGTGAGATTCGCGATGAGACCGATCAAGACGAGAAAGCAGTACCCGATTGGAATCGCAATAAGCCAATATTGATTGATGGCGAAACAGAAATCGATGAGATTCCCGAAATATTAGAAGGTGTTGATCCTAAGGACTTGGAAGAGGTTCGGACAATTGCCGGTTTATTTCTTGAGCAACACGAGGATATGCCGAAAGAAGGATCCATCATTCAAATTCCAAAAGGTGAGCTAAAAATCAAAAAGATGGATGGCAATAAAATATTGAGCATCCAATTTACGAATCAAGCGAATCTGGCAAGTAGGGAGAGGGAGCAAGCAAACTCATGA